A region of Kribbella sp. NBC_01245 DNA encodes the following proteins:
- a CDS encoding chromosome segregation ATPase, which produces MSSTTSSPGEDGPFDILGSKVLLGVQVVDLSRLSTHPIPMVGQGLVTVAGQGPVDSNGAGKSSWIAALSLLHADDQWRLTSGAPGAAELLFTAEAAGQEGSWSNVDRGYIVGVFSDPDLTVLEEIEAAAITVWIRINRKASYIDLRWKNGLHVPYGATEAERAAGADALWAALPHSNGRTDFHANKLSTVLYGGQVRCVSFLSTSVRSSPTANLLAEPLNELGPARIFNAIATLTGLDHELEQEQTHRSAEHTQREATKQAAADLQRWEQEMAAVEAGIQQRVTARTALADARDAWSARCARHLVDGDARNAEIIHELGDLDLRVAEQEAKREAVDQELEAFGSEENLLRDVQLTRQERDQLDARDRELDLAQRSVRESLERLGQEQRKLNDTGRAADGRDLAVAAAEQEEARAALEEQIGREHAARAAVDAATAELKEAESGQTVAAPQQQILQAAGIECAGLTDITELKSSDRAEWEPRLAPYREALVVGFEDSALAAEALADAGYAGWLLVLANRPGKFGKGGPASADKRFKLDAFFAALESRAAKDLIDEPAGVVAVGQFEEPFTGRTARIEAARRRLALADEARAAAYDALEKARARVEQASRRTAAAQALASAADVQEQILALRESNDRYEQDRADLAPKLQAAKESAEAAAGQQLVRDERLKNLEATRKDHERILDDLRRRRLDLLSEQTDLDLEGRSGVWGDSAEAAHVFLLELADDAQRRTTADWNHYTSAQLDDVVRRCFPNSRSQSGEIPSELAEILNGAEGWTSGTLSVRVGLVPALLRALNSHLAQHETFDSIQQGQISSQRAERHAALARAREGLDEAENTARAHRASLADGIKARLRLVSAEFDRLDQAYGGYGAKLEFPEPDPPAEPDKPWRWTVTPKWRRSEGGPFSAFNVKGNTAQMDEKAVKLVCAAALAGGSDRPLLLILDELGRNLGSQHRREAVALFEQIGRDRNITVIGALQDDMERYALSSSRLYVKLRRSSDTMAYNQAPIVKGNDDNRDRVELLREWLESYRGPTPVLEIEEPVLT; this is translated from the coding sequence ATGAGTTCGACCACCAGCAGCCCAGGTGAGGACGGCCCGTTCGACATCCTGGGTTCGAAGGTGCTGCTCGGTGTGCAGGTCGTCGACCTGTCCCGGCTGTCCACGCACCCGATCCCGATGGTCGGCCAGGGTCTGGTCACCGTTGCCGGGCAAGGGCCTGTCGACTCGAACGGTGCCGGCAAATCCTCCTGGATCGCCGCACTGAGCCTGCTGCACGCCGACGACCAGTGGCGGCTGACCAGTGGCGCTCCGGGCGCTGCCGAACTCTTGTTCACGGCAGAAGCCGCCGGCCAGGAGGGAAGCTGGTCCAACGTCGACCGCGGCTACATCGTCGGTGTGTTCTCCGACCCGGACCTGACCGTCCTGGAGGAGATAGAGGCCGCAGCGATCACCGTATGGATCCGTATCAACCGCAAGGCCTCATACATCGACCTGCGCTGGAAGAACGGCCTACACGTTCCGTACGGCGCCACCGAGGCTGAGCGGGCTGCAGGCGCTGACGCCCTCTGGGCCGCCTTGCCGCACTCCAACGGCCGCACCGACTTCCACGCGAACAAGCTGTCCACTGTTCTCTATGGCGGCCAAGTCCGTTGTGTGTCGTTCCTGTCGACGTCAGTCCGGTCCAGCCCGACGGCAAACCTGCTGGCCGAGCCGCTCAACGAACTCGGCCCGGCCCGTATCTTCAACGCGATCGCCACCCTGACCGGCCTCGACCACGAGCTGGAGCAGGAGCAGACCCATCGCTCCGCCGAGCACACCCAGCGCGAAGCCACCAAACAGGCCGCCGCGGATCTGCAGCGGTGGGAGCAGGAGATGGCCGCCGTCGAGGCCGGCATCCAGCAGCGAGTCACCGCCCGTACGGCGCTCGCCGACGCGCGGGATGCCTGGTCGGCCCGATGTGCGCGGCACCTCGTCGACGGTGACGCGCGCAATGCCGAGATCATCCACGAACTCGGCGACCTCGACCTGCGGGTGGCCGAGCAGGAGGCGAAGCGCGAGGCCGTCGACCAGGAGCTGGAGGCCTTCGGCAGCGAGGAGAACCTGCTGCGCGACGTCCAGCTCACCCGGCAGGAGCGCGACCAGCTCGACGCGCGAGACCGTGAACTGGACCTGGCTCAGCGTTCCGTCCGTGAATCCCTCGAGCGGCTCGGCCAGGAACAACGCAAGCTCAACGACACCGGCCGCGCTGCCGACGGTCGCGACCTCGCCGTGGCTGCCGCCGAACAGGAAGAGGCCCGGGCCGCACTGGAGGAGCAGATCGGCCGGGAGCACGCTGCCCGGGCGGCGGTTGATGCGGCGACGGCTGAGCTCAAGGAGGCCGAGAGCGGTCAAACCGTCGCGGCCCCGCAACAGCAGATCCTTCAGGCCGCAGGTATTGAGTGCGCCGGTCTGACCGACATCACGGAGCTGAAGTCCTCCGACCGCGCTGAGTGGGAGCCGCGGCTCGCGCCTTATCGCGAAGCTCTGGTGGTTGGTTTTGAGGACAGCGCCCTTGCGGCCGAGGCTCTCGCGGATGCCGGGTATGCCGGGTGGTTGCTCGTACTGGCGAATCGGCCGGGCAAGTTCGGCAAGGGCGGGCCTGCGAGTGCTGACAAGCGGTTCAAGCTCGACGCCTTCTTCGCGGCTCTGGAGTCTCGTGCGGCCAAGGACCTCATCGACGAACCGGCTGGCGTTGTAGCCGTCGGGCAGTTCGAGGAGCCGTTTACCGGTCGTACGGCCCGGATCGAGGCCGCGCGACGTCGACTGGCTTTGGCCGACGAGGCCCGCGCTGCCGCGTATGACGCGCTTGAGAAGGCACGCGCCCGTGTGGAGCAGGCCTCACGTCGTACGGCGGCTGCACAAGCGTTGGCGTCCGCGGCCGACGTACAGGAGCAGATCCTGGCGCTGCGCGAGTCGAACGACCGCTACGAGCAGGACCGGGCAGACCTGGCACCGAAGCTCCAGGCCGCCAAGGAATCCGCAGAGGCCGCTGCCGGCCAACAGCTAGTACGCGACGAACGGCTGAAGAACCTCGAGGCCACGCGCAAGGACCACGAACGCATCCTCGACGACCTTCGTAGGCGCCGTCTCGACTTGTTGTCGGAGCAGACTGACCTGGATCTCGAGGGCCGTTCTGGTGTTTGGGGCGACTCTGCCGAGGCTGCGCACGTGTTCCTGCTGGAACTGGCTGACGACGCACAGCGGCGTACGACTGCTGACTGGAACCACTACACCAGTGCGCAGCTAGACGACGTCGTACGACGCTGCTTCCCGAATTCGCGCTCGCAGTCTGGGGAGATCCCGTCGGAGCTGGCGGAGATCCTCAACGGCGCCGAAGGCTGGACTAGCGGGACGCTGAGCGTGCGAGTCGGTCTGGTGCCGGCGCTATTGCGGGCGCTCAACAGCCATCTCGCGCAGCACGAGACGTTCGACAGCATTCAGCAGGGCCAGATCAGCAGTCAGCGGGCGGAACGCCATGCCGCGCTTGCCCGGGCTCGCGAGGGTCTGGACGAGGCCGAGAACACCGCGCGGGCACACCGGGCCTCACTGGCCGACGGCATCAAGGCCCGGCTCCGGCTGGTCTCAGCGGAGTTCGACCGGCTCGACCAGGCGTACGGCGGCTACGGCGCGAAGCTGGAATTCCCGGAGCCGGATCCGCCCGCCGAACCGGACAAGCCGTGGCGATGGACCGTCACGCCGAAGTGGCGGCGTTCCGAGGGCGGCCCGTTCTCCGCGTTCAACGTCAAGGGCAACACCGCGCAGATGGACGAGAAGGCCGTGAAGCTGGTGTGCGCCGCCGCGCTCGCGGGTGGTAGCGACCGGCCGTTGCTGCTCATCCTCGACGAACTCGGGCGCAACCTCGGCAGCCAGCACCGCCGCGAGGCCGTCGCCCTGTTCGAGCAAATCGGCCGGGACCGGAACATCACCGTCATCGGCGCACTCCAGGACGACATGGAACGCTACGCGCTGTCCTCGTCCCGCCTGTACGTCAAGCTGCGGCGGAGTTCCGACACGATGGCGTACAACCAGGCGCCGATCGTGAAGGGCAACGACGACAATCGCGACCGCGTCGAGTTGCTGCGCGAATGGCTCGAGTCCTACCGCGGGCCGACGCCCGTGCTGGAGATCGAGGAGCCGGTGCTCACCTGA
- a CDS encoding SWIM zinc finger family protein, protein MTTTPPDDSGSLGFRRSSPDETPKRESRPPWQQWAKSGDGGAGLPAAKGAGARRPFGLTWWGKAWVEALQHQAQLDPNRLGRGRSYARRGSVLEHQVQPGAVTARVQGSRPTPYDVSVKIPVFTDAEWSAVLDVVAAQVGRVAALLDGELPPDLVDDVQAAGLDLLPESGEVRTSCNCPDFAVPCKHSAAVCYLIADALDEDPFALLLLRGRERSEFLAALRSRRRRPAARAIIQKPRGVIAKQAYARLASSEIPAPPRPPSHPGIPSALQILEPPSGITTAELTALATDAVRRAWELASGDGDGGIALTRDEDLARRAAALLGTPELADLAHRAGISARTLTTWAIAWQHAGAPGLTATTTSYDAPPELLAEARTLLPEPVDVEANRLTSGRHQLRLGPDALWYHFTEEFNDWTLTAPPSDDPTTLLPR, encoded by the coding sequence ATGACCACCACGCCGCCTGATGACTCGGGCTCCCTTGGGTTCCGCCGGTCGTCTCCGGATGAGACGCCGAAACGGGAGTCGCGGCCGCCTTGGCAGCAGTGGGCTAAGTCGGGTGATGGCGGTGCGGGCTTGCCAGCGGCCAAAGGGGCGGGCGCCAGGCGGCCGTTCGGTCTGACCTGGTGGGGTAAGGCGTGGGTGGAGGCGCTGCAGCACCAGGCGCAGCTCGATCCGAACCGCCTCGGCCGCGGCCGTTCGTATGCTCGTCGCGGCAGCGTCCTCGAACACCAAGTCCAGCCCGGCGCGGTGACCGCCCGCGTTCAGGGCAGCCGCCCAACGCCGTACGACGTGTCGGTGAAGATCCCGGTCTTCACCGATGCCGAGTGGTCTGCCGTGCTCGACGTCGTCGCCGCACAGGTCGGCAGGGTCGCCGCGTTGCTCGATGGCGAACTACCGCCGGATCTCGTCGACGACGTCCAGGCCGCAGGGCTCGACCTGTTGCCGGAGTCGGGCGAGGTGCGGACGTCGTGCAACTGCCCGGACTTCGCCGTACCGTGCAAGCACTCGGCAGCCGTCTGCTACCTCATCGCGGACGCCCTCGACGAGGACCCGTTCGCCCTGCTGCTCTTACGAGGGCGCGAGCGATCCGAATTCCTCGCCGCCCTGCGTTCCCGCCGCCGGCGCCCTGCGGCTCGAGCGATCATCCAAAAGCCGCGCGGGGTCATCGCGAAACAGGCCTACGCGCGTCTCGCTTCCTCGGAGATCCCGGCACCACCGCGACCTCCGTCCCACCCGGGCATCCCGTCGGCCCTGCAAATCCTCGAACCACCTTCCGGCATCACCACCGCCGAGCTGACCGCCCTCGCCACCGACGCCGTACGACGCGCCTGGGAGCTGGCCTCGGGCGACGGCGACGGCGGCATAGCGCTCACCCGCGACGAAGACCTCGCCCGCCGAGCCGCGGCCCTCCTCGGCACACCCGAACTGGCCGACCTCGCACACCGCGCCGGCATCAGCGCCCGCACCCTCACCACCTGGGCCATCGCCTGGCAACACGCAGGCGCCCCCGGCCTAACCGCCACCACCACGTCGTACGACGCCCCGCCCGAGCTCCTCGCCGAGGCGCGCACGTTGTTGCCGGAGCCGGTCGACGTCGAAGCCAACCGCCTAACCTCCGGCCGCCACCAACTACGCCTCGGCCCCGACGCCCTCTGGTACCACTTCACCGAAGAGTTCAACGACTGGACCCTCACCGCCCCACCCTCCGACGACCCCACCACCCTCCTACCCCGCTAA
- a CDS encoding DEAD/DEAH box helicase, whose protein sequence is MRRRKVCHTMSEAVFLPADPPHQGQLALYDATPASRSAESAVELVLPRGAQIRRTTVPARLLPMSEALALLTGSPAADASASVRAWSAAALAGLGLIARGRVVPDQSAEGFATWRVAPLDPADQGWLKGLVDGMPATAYALPIPDSRPLRLHDPEILVRAFWDAIADTLVRTPAAAETVTGGTTAFASTTPTALSGPADWLADSARSEQAGARLVLRIEPPPAEAEEFKAVLQLRSGVDPSLLVDVADVWSAPAAVLSALGQQAETDLLLALRRGARVWPPLDHALRDAAPVAVPIHDDALDGLFEDTAALDGVGIEVRWPAELFSGKLAVKAGATPTPGAVTGPDFSMTELLSFKWRPTLDGEELTEDEVSALAEAKRPMVRMRGRWVRIDPELVAKLRRGPTRRLTGAEALGAALTGELEVDGERVPFEVDGALATLADRLSSERPTFVQPPALQATLRDYQRRGVEWMAQLADLGFGGCLADDMGLGKTIQVIALHLHLGNGPTLVVCPSTLLGNWEREFARFAPDTPTRRYHGTARTLEDLAPDEVVLTTYGVVRQDHAALGTIEWNLAVADEAQHAKNPLSRTARTLRTLPARTRLALTGTPVENRLSELWSILDWTAPGLLGTLDRFRHDVAVPVERYRDEDATAWLGRVTRPFLLRRKKSDPGIAPELPRKTERDVIVPLTAEQATLYQAVAAETLAKIEQSEGIERRGLVLSLLTQLKQVCNHPAQFLHEPGPLPRRSGKLAALDELLDVILSEGESVLIFSQYVEMCRLIEQHLASRGVPTLFLHGGVGVRRREQMVEEFQAGAAPVFLLSLKAGGVGLTLTKATHVVHYDRWWNPAVEDQATDRAYRIGQDKPVQVHRLVTEDTLEDRISAVIAAKRELADAVVGSGEGWLSELSDSDLADLVALSNEPVKLGAQSVHNPSKVGKT, encoded by the coding sequence GTGCGGCGCCGTAAGGTCTGCCACACGATGTCCGAAGCCGTCTTCCTCCCAGCCGATCCACCGCACCAGGGCCAGTTGGCCTTGTACGACGCCACTCCCGCGAGCCGGAGTGCCGAGAGCGCGGTGGAATTGGTGCTGCCACGAGGAGCACAGATCAGGCGTACGACGGTCCCGGCGCGACTGCTGCCGATGAGCGAGGCGCTCGCGTTGCTCACGGGTTCGCCCGCCGCGGACGCCTCCGCCAGCGTGCGCGCCTGGTCCGCGGCGGCGCTCGCCGGGCTCGGGCTCATCGCCCGCGGCCGCGTCGTACCGGATCAAAGCGCCGAGGGGTTCGCGACTTGGCGGGTGGCGCCGCTCGATCCGGCCGACCAGGGCTGGCTAAAGGGCTTGGTTGACGGCATGCCGGCGACTGCGTATGCCTTGCCGATCCCGGACAGCCGGCCGTTGCGGCTGCACGATCCGGAGATCCTCGTGCGCGCCTTCTGGGACGCGATCGCCGACACGTTGGTGCGCACGCCCGCGGCCGCCGAGACCGTCACGGGCGGGACGACCGCCTTCGCCAGCACCACGCCGACCGCCTTGTCAGGCCCGGCTGACTGGCTCGCCGATAGCGCCCGCTCGGAACAAGCCGGCGCCCGTCTCGTCCTCCGCATCGAGCCACCTCCTGCTGAGGCTGAGGAATTCAAGGCCGTACTGCAGCTGCGGAGTGGGGTCGATCCCAGCCTGCTAGTGGATGTCGCGGACGTCTGGTCGGCTCCGGCGGCTGTTCTCTCCGCACTTGGCCAGCAGGCCGAGACCGATCTGCTGCTGGCGTTGCGACGCGGCGCCCGGGTTTGGCCGCCGTTGGACCACGCCCTGCGCGATGCGGCGCCTGTTGCTGTGCCGATCCACGATGACGCGCTGGACGGGCTGTTCGAGGACACGGCCGCGCTGGATGGCGTTGGTATAGAGGTGCGCTGGCCGGCCGAGTTGTTCAGCGGCAAGCTCGCGGTCAAGGCCGGCGCCACCCCGACACCGGGCGCGGTGACCGGGCCGGACTTCAGCATGACCGAGTTGCTCAGCTTCAAGTGGCGGCCGACGCTGGACGGCGAGGAGTTGACCGAGGACGAGGTCAGCGCGCTGGCCGAGGCGAAGCGGCCGATGGTCCGGATGCGCGGGCGCTGGGTGCGGATCGACCCGGAGCTGGTGGCGAAGCTGCGCCGCGGACCGACCCGCCGGCTCACCGGGGCCGAGGCGCTCGGCGCGGCGTTGACGGGTGAGCTCGAGGTCGACGGCGAGCGTGTGCCGTTCGAGGTCGACGGCGCCTTGGCCACACTGGCCGACCGGCTTTCAAGCGAACGGCCGACCTTTGTCCAGCCGCCCGCGCTGCAGGCGACGTTGCGCGATTACCAACGTCGTGGTGTCGAGTGGATGGCGCAGCTGGCGGATCTCGGGTTCGGCGGTTGCCTCGCGGACGATATGGGTCTCGGCAAGACGATCCAGGTGATCGCGTTGCACCTGCACCTCGGCAACGGCCCGACGCTGGTGGTGTGCCCGTCGACGCTGCTGGGCAACTGGGAGCGCGAGTTCGCCCGGTTCGCGCCGGACACGCCCACCCGGCGATACCACGGCACCGCGCGGACGCTCGAGGATCTCGCTCCGGACGAGGTGGTCCTCACGACGTACGGCGTGGTGCGTCAGGATCACGCGGCCCTCGGCACCATCGAGTGGAACCTGGCCGTAGCCGACGAGGCCCAGCACGCGAAGAACCCGCTCTCCCGTACGGCGCGAACGTTGCGCACGCTGCCCGCGCGCACCCGGCTCGCCCTGACCGGGACGCCGGTGGAGAACCGGCTGTCCGAGCTCTGGTCCATCCTCGACTGGACCGCGCCCGGTCTGCTCGGCACGCTGGATCGCTTCCGCCACGACGTCGCCGTACCGGTCGAGCGCTATCGCGACGAGGACGCGACCGCCTGGCTCGGCCGCGTCACCCGGCCGTTCCTGCTCCGCCGCAAGAAGTCGGACCCGGGTATCGCGCCGGAGCTGCCGCGGAAGACCGAGCGCGACGTGATCGTGCCGCTCACCGCCGAACAGGCCACGCTTTACCAGGCCGTCGCGGCCGAGACGCTCGCCAAGATCGAACAGAGCGAAGGCATCGAACGGCGTGGTCTGGTGCTGAGCCTGCTGACCCAGCTCAAACAGGTGTGCAACCACCCGGCGCAATTCCTGCACGAGCCCGGGCCGCTGCCACGTCGTTCGGGCAAACTCGCCGCGTTGGACGAGCTGCTCGACGTGATCCTGTCCGAGGGCGAGTCGGTGCTGATCTTCAGCCAGTACGTCGAAATGTGCCGGCTGATCGAGCAGCATCTGGCCTCGCGGGGTGTGCCGACTCTGTTCCTGCATGGCGGGGTCGGGGTGCGGCGGCGGGAGCAGATGGTCGAGGAGTTCCAGGCGGGCGCGGCGCCGGTTTTCCTGTTGTCGTTGAAGGCGGGCGGTGTCGGGCTGACGCTGACCAAGGCGACACATGTGGTGCATTACGACCGCTGGTGGAATCCGGCCGTCGAGGACCAGGCTACCGATCGGGCCTATCGGATCGGCCAGGACAAACCGGTCCAGGTGCATCGCCTCGTCACTGAGGACACGCTCGAGGATCGGATCTCGGCCGTCATCGCGGCCAAACGCGAGCTGGCCGACGCGGTGGTCGGGTCGGGCGAAGGCTGGTTGAGCGAGCTCTCCGACTCCGATCTCGCCGACTTGGTTGCCTTGAGCAACGAACCGGTGAAGCTCGGGGCGCAGAGCGTGCACAACCCATCCAAGGTGGGCAAGACATGA
- a CDS encoding ABC transporter substrate-binding protein translates to MLALSLSLTGCFSGEGTTTGAAGEGRIKLAMLQPPRSGLSPFSDDAFKLSRWSTAETLVNLDANGDAQPGLATAWKRTSGQSWEFAIRGGVTFHDGTELTAKAVVNTLTRATKASPKPRILDGVELTVKAQGDKVLVTTADPDPLVPQRLSSPQLAILAESAYGANAKVNPVGTGSGPYKLVKVNGTTTAALDRYDGYWGKKAAAAGIDVSFVPDGTARAAAIRSGSAHIAEAVPVSQAALLDANTITEVPMPRTNTLYLNAKSGPFKNAGLRAAARTAINAEEIVKGVYEGRADVAKGLLGPALPWAAENRKELTGRTPAANPAGTTITLATFSDRAELPEVASVLQQQLQKAGFKVNQVVREYAHIEEDALAGKFDAFILSRATVLDSGDPVAYLQSDFSCAGTFNIAQLCDPNVDRAIRTASATEPGDPRRAAIMAAEAAVLRTDAAIPMLHERVIQCDATSVIDSAKDPRERILITADTKLK, encoded by the coding sequence GTGTTAGCGCTATCCCTCTCCCTGACCGGCTGTTTTTCCGGTGAAGGAACGACGACCGGTGCGGCTGGTGAGGGCCGGATCAAGCTCGCGATGCTGCAGCCGCCGCGGTCCGGTCTCTCGCCTTTCAGCGATGACGCGTTCAAGCTCTCGCGCTGGTCCACCGCCGAGACCCTGGTCAATCTCGACGCGAACGGCGACGCCCAGCCCGGGCTCGCGACCGCGTGGAAGCGCACTTCGGGCCAGAGCTGGGAGTTCGCCATCCGCGGGGGAGTGACGTTCCACGACGGCACCGAACTCACTGCGAAGGCGGTCGTCAACACCCTCACGCGCGCCACTAAGGCCTCGCCCAAACCACGCATCCTGGACGGCGTCGAACTGACCGTGAAGGCCCAGGGCGACAAGGTGCTCGTCACTACTGCTGACCCGGATCCGCTGGTTCCGCAGCGCTTGTCGTCGCCGCAGCTGGCCATACTCGCCGAGAGCGCGTACGGCGCTAACGCCAAGGTCAATCCCGTCGGCACCGGCAGTGGGCCCTACAAGCTCGTGAAGGTGAACGGGACGACTACGGCCGCCCTCGACCGCTACGACGGCTACTGGGGGAAGAAGGCGGCAGCGGCCGGTATCGACGTCTCCTTCGTCCCGGACGGCACAGCGCGCGCCGCAGCCATCCGTAGCGGCAGTGCCCACATCGCCGAGGCAGTACCGGTCTCGCAGGCAGCTCTGCTCGACGCGAATACGATCACCGAAGTCCCGATGCCGCGCACCAACACCCTTTACCTGAACGCGAAATCCGGTCCGTTCAAGAACGCCGGTCTGCGGGCGGCGGCCCGCACTGCGATCAACGCCGAGGAGATCGTCAAGGGCGTGTACGAGGGCCGGGCCGACGTCGCCAAGGGACTCCTCGGACCCGCGCTGCCCTGGGCCGCCGAGAACCGCAAGGAGCTGACAGGTCGTACGCCGGCCGCGAATCCGGCGGGCACGACGATCACCCTCGCCACCTTCTCCGACCGGGCCGAACTGCCCGAGGTCGCGTCGGTCTTGCAGCAGCAGCTCCAGAAGGCCGGGTTCAAGGTGAACCAGGTCGTCCGGGAGTACGCGCATATCGAGGAGGACGCGCTCGCCGGCAAGTTCGACGCGTTCATCCTGTCCCGGGCGACCGTGCTCGACTCGGGCGACCCGGTGGCGTACCTGCAGTCTGACTTCAGCTGTGCGGGCACTTTCAACATCGCCCAGCTCTGCGACCCGAACGTCGACCGAGCCATCCGTACGGCGAGTGCCACCGAGCCGGGCGATCCGCGCCGCGCCGCGATCATGGCCGCCGAGGCCGCCGTACTGCGGACCGACGCTGCGATCCCGATGCTGCACGAGCGGGTCATCCAGTGTGACGCGACCTCCGTGATCGACTCGGCCAAGGACCCGCGCGAGCGGATCCTGATCACGGCCGACACCAAGCTCAAGTGA
- a CDS encoding ABC transporter permease subunit: protein MRAGALLSRVGALVVVLGVIGLLPWLSGRDPALSILRARSAEQEPTAEALDAIRRELGLGAGPVSALGDWLGGVVRGDLGRSWVNGSEVLPSVLSGLSVSLTLMGAALVVALLLTVALCTPTLVRGARGTLRGNASTGGPAAALAALPEFLLATLFLLALSVWLGWFPPYGWQGPQHLVLPALALGIPAGGILGRLVDDALPAVFEERWVGLWRSSGCTPGVIARAALRRAMPPVLPQFGMVAVGLTGGAVAVETVFAVPGIGRTALGSAESQDLPLLQGSVLVLVLLGLTAGVLVGGARRRMLGPGLRDAALSLPARTTGTVGIANRVVPVVSAVVLAVVIGWGLLLEPLQLDTVARLASPSWGHPLGTDSLGRDVLARVGHGAVPTLGAAVLVCVCSYVVAMVIGFAPSLAAGVAETANAVPPVIAGILVAAAIGPGTVGASIAVAAVSWPPLASHAAALVQEARAAMHLSAQRAIGSSPFWILTRHVLPAIAGPVARHAVLRLPGIALALAALGFLGLGAQPPAPEWGLMLAESLPYVERAPWAALAPAALLLLLAALAVSLSTLPVRRVSIGVSRDV, encoded by the coding sequence GTGAGGGCCGGCGCGCTGCTGTCCCGCGTCGGCGCGCTGGTGGTGGTCCTCGGCGTGATCGGCTTGCTGCCCTGGTTGTCGGGGCGTGATCCGGCGCTGTCGATCCTGCGCGCCCGCTCGGCCGAGCAGGAACCGACCGCGGAAGCGCTGGACGCCATCCGCCGGGAGCTCGGCCTGGGCGCGGGCCCGGTGTCGGCGCTCGGCGACTGGCTCGGCGGGGTGGTTCGGGGCGACTTGGGCCGTTCGTGGGTCAACGGCTCCGAGGTGTTGCCGTCTGTGCTCTCGGGTCTCAGCGTTTCGCTGACTTTGATGGGTGCGGCGCTGGTGGTCGCGCTCCTGCTCACGGTCGCACTCTGTACGCCGACGCTTGTGCGGGGTGCGAGGGGCACGCTGCGCGGCAACGCGAGCACGGGCGGCCCGGCGGCGGCGCTCGCGGCATTGCCGGAATTTCTCCTGGCGACGTTGTTTTTACTGGCGCTATCCGTGTGGCTCGGCTGGTTCCCGCCGTACGGCTGGCAGGGTCCGCAACACCTGGTCCTTCCTGCGCTGGCGTTGGGGATTCCGGCAGGCGGCATCCTTGGGCGGCTAGTGGATGACGCGTTGCCGGCCGTCTTCGAGGAGCGCTGGGTCGGCCTATGGCGATCCTCAGGCTGTACGCCGGGCGTGATCGCGCGAGCCGCGTTGCGCCGGGCAATGCCGCCAGTGCTGCCGCAGTTCGGCATGGTCGCGGTTGGCCTCACTGGCGGCGCTGTCGCGGTGGAGACGGTGTTCGCAGTTCCCGGCATCGGCCGTACGGCGTTGGGCTCTGCCGAGTCGCAGGACTTGCCGCTACTCCAGGGATCAGTGCTCGTTCTGGTACTTCTCGGCCTCACGGCAGGCGTACTCGTCGGCGGCGCGCGTCGTCGCATGCTCGGGCCCGGCCTCCGTGACGCCGCACTGTCGCTACCAGCGCGCACAACCGGCACAGTCGGAATAGCGAATCGCGTAGTGCCAGTGGTCAGCGCTGTCGTCCTTGCCGTCGTAATCGGTTGGGGCCTGCTACTCGAACCACTGCAGCTCGACACCGTCGCCCGCCTCGCGTCGCCGAGCTGGGGCCATCCGCTCGGCACCGACTCGCTCGGCCGCGACGTACTCGCGCGTGTGGGGCATGGCGCTGTGCCGACGTTGGGAGCGGCCGTGCTGGTTTGCGTTTGCTCGTACGTCGTTGCGATGGTCATCGGTTTCGCGCCGAGCCTTGCTGCCGGAGTCGCCGAGACCGCGAACGCCGTACCGCCAGTGATCGCGGGCATTCTCGTCGCGGCGGCGATCGGGCCCGGGACCGTGGGCGCGTCAATCGCGGTCGCCGCCGTCTCCTGGCCGCCGCTTGCCTCGCATGCTGCCGCCTTGGTTCAAGAGGCTCGCGCCGCGATGCACCTCAGCGCCCAGCGGGCCATTGGTTCGTCGCCGTTCTGGATCCTGACTCGGCACGTGCTCCCGGCGATCGCGGGCCCGGTCGCGCGGCATGCGGTGTTGCGGCTGCCCGGTATTGCTCTGGCGCTCGCGGCCTTGGGGTTCCTCGGGCTTGGCGCCCAACCGCCTGCTCCGGAGTGGGGGTTGATGCTGGCCGAGTCGCTTCCGTACGTCGAGCGCGCGCCATGGGCCGCGTTGGCGCCGGCGGCGCTGCTGCTACTCCTTGCGGCACTCGCTGTCTCTCTATCCACTCTGCCCGTCCGGCGCGTCTCGATTGGGGTGTCACGCGATGTCTGA